The Mycobacterium sp. SMC-2 genome contains a region encoding:
- a CDS encoding phage N-6-adenine-methyltransferase, which yields MSLVRFQARNHRQQLAARGGADDAIDDRATTPEDFARFDKSLGPFTLDVAAAAHNAKCARYFIHSDNGLAQSWAGERVWCNPPYSRIGHWVEKAWREHERTDGVAMLLPANRTEQGWWQQMVEPYRDRPGSPLSVLFLPGRMRFIAPGRAAIGPNERPPFGCCLVTWRLDSSSLAWTQQDQLNFEAPI from the coding sequence ATGAGCCTCGTTCGGTTTCAAGCTCGTAACCACCGTCAGCAGCTGGCGGCACGCGGCGGCGCCGACGATGCGATCGACGACCGCGCCACCACCCCCGAGGACTTCGCGCGCTTCGACAAATCACTTGGCCCGTTCACCCTCGACGTCGCCGCCGCAGCCCATAACGCCAAATGCGCCCGCTACTTCATCCACTCCGACAACGGGCTCGCACAGTCCTGGGCCGGCGAACGTGTCTGGTGCAACCCGCCGTATTCACGCATCGGTCACTGGGTCGAAAAAGCATGGCGCGAACACGAGCGAACCGACGGCGTCGCGATGCTGTTGCCGGCCAACAGGACCGAGCAGGGCTGGTGGCAGCAGATGGTCGAACCGTATCGCGACCGGCCCGGATCGCCGCTCTCCGTTCTGTTCCTGCCCGGTCGAATGCGTTTCATCGCCCCCGGCCGCGCCGCTATCGGCCCTAACGAGCGGCCGCCGTTCGGCTGTTGCCTGGTGACATGGCGGCTCGATAGCTCATCGCTCGCGTGGACCCAACAAGACCAGCTCAATTTCGAGGCACCCATATGA
- a CDS encoding HNH endonuclease — protein sequence MAVSKRLRFEILRRDNHACRYCGATAPDVKLTVDHVIPEALGGSDESTNLVTACSDCNSGKSSVPADAALVTDVAGDAMRWAAAMRQAADEIAAEDDAIERILDAVYDAWKPYWIPNDWPSSVVTFIRAGLTQDTLLYLVDTARRKRGLDDRWAYFCGCCWKRIRQLQDRAHEIVSTAENAPRQRRHFSPPAGPPRRSAITKRTPSNSPNSGAAATFSTTFWDAPHRQRAAMASIRTAETPRAP from the coding sequence ATGGCCGTATCGAAACGACTTCGATTCGAGATCCTGCGTCGCGACAACCACGCCTGCCGCTACTGCGGAGCAACCGCACCGGACGTCAAGCTGACGGTCGACCACGTCATCCCAGAAGCCCTGGGCGGCAGCGACGAGTCCACCAACCTCGTCACTGCTTGCAGCGACTGCAACAGCGGGAAGTCCTCGGTGCCGGCCGATGCCGCGCTCGTCACTGACGTCGCCGGAGACGCCATGCGCTGGGCCGCAGCGATGCGTCAGGCCGCCGACGAGATCGCGGCCGAAGATGATGCCATCGAACGCATCCTCGACGCTGTCTACGACGCGTGGAAACCGTACTGGATCCCGAACGATTGGCCGTCGAGCGTAGTGACGTTCATTCGCGCCGGACTGACCCAAGACACGTTGCTTTACCTCGTCGACACGGCCCGGCGCAAACGCGGCCTCGACGACCGCTGGGCCTACTTCTGCGGCTGCTGCTGGAAACGGATACGCCAGCTGCAAGACCGAGCCCACGAGATCGTCAGCACGGCAGAAAACGCGCCCCGGCAGCGCCGCCACTTCTCACCACCCGCTGGACCGCCGAGGAGATCCGCGATCACGAAGCGGACGCCCTCGAATTCGCCAAACAGTGGTGCGGCGGCGACGTTCTCGACCACGTTCTGGGACGCGCCCCATCGCCAGCGTGCCGCCATGGCGTCGATCCGCACTGCGGAGACCCCGCGTGCGCCGTAG